One region of uncultured Methanolobus sp. genomic DNA includes:
- a CDS encoding 30S ribosomal protein S8e, with amino-acid sequence MKWQGRSRRTYTGAKIKKARGKRKYELGSEPADTHINETKKKNVSTRGGNRKVRLLQCNVVNVTDAQGKTQKTSIENVTGNTANEHYIRRNILTKGSVIKTPLGDAKITSRPGQDGVVNAILLD; translated from the coding sequence ATGAAATGGCAAGGTAGATCTAGAAGAACATATACTGGTGCTAAGATCAAGAAGGCTCGCGGAAAGAGAAAATACGAGCTTGGTAGCGAACCAGCTGACACTCACATCAATGAAACAAAGAAAAAGAATGTTTCCACAAGAGGCGGAAACAGAAAAGTAAGACTTCTTCAGTGCAATGTTGTAAATGTAACAGATGCCCAGGGTAAGACCCAGAAGACTTCCATTGAAAACGTTACTGGTAATACTGCAAATGAGCACTACATCAGGCGTAATATTCTTACAAAAGGTTCAGTTATCAAGACGCCTCTTGGTGATGCAAAGATCACAAGCCGTCCTGGCCAGGATGGCGTTGTGAACGCGATATTGCTCGATTAA
- a CDS encoding ribonuclease Z yields MLRVTFLGTGGSLPTPERNPSAIMINREGELMLFDCGEGTQQQMMRAKTGMKALSSIFITHFHADHILGIPGLIQTMSFHGRTEPLKIYGPHWIHEFARILSSLGYYKLKFEIDTIDLVPGDVVKRDEYSVVAIKTEHSIPSLGYALIENMRPGRFDRQKAIELGVPPGPLFSKLHNGESVEVNGKTIKSEDVVGEMRPGRKIVYTGDTRPCKAIMEASRDADILIHDSTLTSDQQDWAIESMHSTSQEAAALAKEANVLRLILTHISSRYSDNPTQLLEEARKIFDNVIVAEDLMELDIPYRDKT; encoded by the coding sequence ATGCTTCGCGTAACATTTCTTGGAACCGGAGGGTCCCTTCCAACCCCGGAACGCAATCCATCTGCCATCATGATCAATCGTGAAGGCGAGCTAATGCTATTTGATTGCGGAGAGGGAACACAGCAACAGATGATGCGAGCCAAAACAGGGATGAAAGCATTATCATCCATATTCATCACCCATTTTCATGCCGACCACATACTTGGAATTCCCGGCCTCATACAGACAATGTCCTTCCACGGAAGAACAGAGCCGCTGAAAATATACGGACCACACTGGATCCATGAATTCGCAAGGATACTCAGCTCCCTTGGATACTATAAGTTAAAATTCGAGATAGATACCATTGACCTTGTACCAGGGGATGTGGTCAAAAGAGACGAGTATTCCGTCGTAGCAATTAAAACAGAACACAGCATACCAAGCCTTGGATATGCACTGATAGAAAACATGCGACCCGGCAGATTCGATCGCCAGAAAGCAATTGAGCTTGGAGTTCCACCCGGACCTCTTTTCTCAAAACTCCATAACGGTGAGTCGGTAGAAGTCAATGGGAAGACCATAAAATCAGAAGATGTTGTCGGAGAAATGCGACCCGGAAGGAAAATCGTCTATACCGGAGACACACGTCCCTGCAAAGCAATAATGGAAGCCAGCAGAGATGCAGACATTCTGATCCACGACTCAACCCTTACCAGTGACCAGCAGGATTGGGCTATTGAATCCATGCACTCAACTTCTCAAGAGGCAGCAGCCCTTGCAAAAGAAGCTAATGTCCTGAGACTCATACTTACCCACATAAGTTCCAGGTATTCAGATAATCCTACACAGTTGCTTGAAGAAGCTAGAAAGATATTTGATAACGTAATCGTTGCAGAAGACCTTATGGAACTTGATATACCCTACCGGGACAAAACCTGA